In a single window of the Veillonella sp. genome:
- a CDS encoding pyrimidine-nucleoside phosphorylase: MRMYDIILKKRSNLPLTDEEIRFVISGYVNGEIPDYQVSALLMTIVFNGMNARELGTLTLAMAQSGHMVDLSDIDGITVDKHSTGGVGDKTTLIIGPLVAACGGKVAKMSGRGLGHTGGTIDKMESIPNLKVSLDQEAFINQVNTIGLAVIGQSEGLAPADKKLYALRDVTGTVDSIPLIASSVMSKKLASGAQAILLDVKVGSGAFMKTLDDARALAKAMVDIGKENGRSVKAVLTDMDRPLGHAIGNALEIREVIDTLKGHGPQDLTHECLIMAAHMLVLSHICDYETALSRVQEALNLGSALERLRMMIDAQGGDSRVLDDESLLAIGKFTYDVTAPQDGYITHMNTEQCGIASVMLGAGRTVKDGPIDYSAGIIMHKKTGDAITEGESIATLYASDESLLANAGKTYLEAITFGKTAPIVVDTILDMVE; this comes from the coding sequence ATGCGCATGTATGATATTATTCTAAAAAAACGTTCTAATTTACCATTAACAGATGAGGAAATCCGCTTTGTCATTTCTGGCTATGTAAATGGCGAAATTCCAGACTATCAAGTGAGTGCCTTATTGATGACCATTGTATTTAATGGGATGAATGCTCGTGAACTAGGTACATTGACATTGGCGATGGCCCAGTCGGGGCATATGGTAGATTTATCCGATATTGATGGGATAACAGTAGATAAGCATAGTACCGGTGGTGTAGGGGACAAGACAACCCTTATCATAGGGCCTTTGGTGGCTGCTTGTGGCGGCAAGGTGGCGAAAATGTCGGGCCGTGGCCTAGGTCATACGGGAGGCACTATCGATAAGATGGAATCCATACCAAATCTAAAGGTATCCTTGGACCAAGAAGCCTTTATTAATCAAGTTAATACAATAGGCTTAGCTGTAATCGGACAATCTGAAGGTTTGGCACCAGCAGATAAAAAACTCTATGCCTTGCGAGACGTAACGGGTACCGTAGATAGTATTCCTCTCATAGCATCTTCTGTAATGAGTAAAAAATTAGCTTCTGGGGCACAAGCGATCTTACTAGATGTAAAGGTTGGCAGTGGCGCTTTTATGAAAACCTTAGACGATGCTCGTGCATTGGCTAAAGCAATGGTAGATATTGGTAAGGAAAATGGCCGCTCTGTTAAGGCTGTTTTAACCGATATGGATAGACCACTAGGTCATGCCATTGGCAATGCTTTGGAAATTCGAGAGGTTATTGATACATTGAAAGGGCATGGCCCACAGGATTTAACACATGAATGTCTTATCATGGCTGCCCACATGCTCGTATTGAGTCATATATGTGACTATGAAACCGCTCTCAGTCGCGTGCAAGAGGCCCTTAATTTGGGATCAGCTCTTGAACGATTGCGCATGATGATTGATGCTCAAGGTGGAGACAGCCGAGTTCTTGATGATGAAAGCTTATTAGCCATTGGCAAATTCACTTATGATGTGACAGCGCCTCAAGATGGTTACATTACACACATGAATACAGAACAATGTGGGATTGCATCTGTTATGCTTGGAGCTGGTCGCACTGTTAAGGATGGACCTATTGATTATAGTGCAGGTATTATTATGCACAAAAAAACTGGTGATGCCATTACTGAAGGTGAAAGTATAGCGACCTTGTATGCCTCTGATGAAAGCTTACTTGCTAATGCTGGTAAAACATATTTAGAGGCCATAACCTTTGGCAAAACTGCACCAATTGTAGTGGATACGATTCTTGATATGGTGGAATGA
- a CDS encoding MetQ/NlpA family ABC transporter substrate-binding protein, translating to MRKFLALAATVILGGALLIAGCGNDNSKQAASNGKQVLKIGATAVPHAEILEQVKPILAKDGIDLQITEFTDYNTPNLALGDKEIDANFFQHVPYMDEFAKAHNLPLVSAGGVHLEPMGLYSRQIKDLKDLPKGAKIAIPNDPTNGGRALLLLQKEGLITLKDSSNILSTVQDIASNPNGYQFVELEAAQVPRSLDDVALAAINTNFALNAGLNPGKDALAIESKDSPYVNIVTVLKGNESDPRIKKLMDALHSPEIKKFIEEKYKGAVVPAF from the coding sequence ATGAGAAAATTTTTAGCATTAGCGGCTACTGTAATCCTTGGCGGTGCTTTACTAATCGCAGGTTGCGGTAACGACAACAGCAAACAAGCTGCTAGCAATGGCAAGCAAGTATTAAAAATCGGTGCTACAGCAGTACCTCACGCAGAAATCTTGGAACAAGTTAAACCTATCTTGGCAAAAGATGGTATTGATTTACAAATCACTGAATTCACTGATTACAACACACCAAACCTTGCTTTGGGTGATAAAGAAATCGATGCAAACTTCTTCCAACATGTACCTTACATGGATGAATTCGCAAAAGCTCATAACCTTCCATTAGTATCTGCTGGTGGTGTTCATCTTGAACCAATGGGCTTATATTCCCGTCAAATCAAAGATTTGAAAGATCTTCCTAAAGGCGCTAAAATCGCTATCCCTAATGACCCTACAAACGGCGGTCGTGCATTATTGTTATTGCAAAAAGAAGGTCTTATCACATTGAAAGACTCCAGCAATATCTTATCTACAGTTCAAGATATCGCTTCCAACCCTAATGGTTACCAATTCGTTGAATTAGAAGCAGCTCAAGTACCTCGTTCTCTTGATGATGTTGCTTTAGCAGCTATCAACACTAACTTTGCATTGAATGCAGGTCTTAACCCTGGTAAAGATGCATTGGCAATCGAATCCAAAGATTCCCCTTACGTAAACATCGTTACTGTACTTAAAGGTAACGAAAGCGATCCTCGCATCAAAAAATTAATGGACGCACTTCATAGCCCTGAAATCAAAAAATTCATTGAAGAAAAATACAAAGGTGCAGTTGTTCCTGCATTCTAA
- the pyrF gene encoding orotidine-5'-phosphate decarboxylase has protein sequence MADDRLIVALDVSTMDAMKEIVTSLGDAVSFYKVGMELFYAEGEQTVRYLQEQNKQVFLDLKLHDIPNTVAHGVSSLTRLGANLITMHGQGGPVMMKAAVQAARETAEQLGVERTKLLAITVLTSFDDEAWTATGGQLPISDQVIRLAKLAKECGMDGVVCSALEAKMIREACGDDFLIVTPGIRPSFAATNDQKRIATPAGALQDGASRLVIGRPITQAENPREAVRLIIEEMENVSK, from the coding sequence ATGGCAGATGACAGATTAATCGTTGCCCTTGATGTGTCCACTATGGATGCGATGAAAGAAATCGTAACATCCCTTGGTGATGCGGTTAGCTTTTACAAGGTCGGCATGGAGCTATTCTACGCCGAAGGAGAGCAAACAGTTCGCTATTTACAAGAGCAAAACAAACAAGTATTCCTTGATTTGAAATTGCATGATATTCCTAATACAGTGGCACATGGCGTGTCTTCCCTAACACGTTTAGGGGCTAACTTAATCACTATGCATGGTCAAGGTGGTCCAGTTATGATGAAAGCCGCTGTACAGGCTGCCCGTGAAACAGCTGAACAATTGGGTGTGGAACGCACTAAATTATTGGCAATCACTGTATTAACAAGCTTTGATGATGAAGCTTGGACTGCAACTGGTGGTCAATTGCCTATTTCCGACCAAGTTATTCGTTTAGCAAAACTAGCTAAAGAATGCGGCATGGATGGCGTTGTATGTTCTGCATTAGAAGCTAAGATGATCCGCGAAGCATGTGGTGATGACTTCCTCATCGTAACACCTGGTATTCGCCCATCCTTTGCAGCAACAAACGACCAAAAACGTATTGCTACACCTGCTGGTGCATTACAAGATGGCGCATCTCGCCTCGTTATTGGCCGTCCTATTACACAGGCTGAAAATCCTCGTGAAGCAGTTCGTTTAATTATTGAAGAAATGGAGAATGTATCCAAATGA
- a CDS encoding DUF1700 domain-containing protein: protein MNKNSFLEALRNIFKKARVADVESIIEVYEEHFAVGYERGLTDSEIIKSLGTPEEIYASYVEAGIITDTTSQDGGESKSVNMQAIYARFDDYKERLLPQLPGMAKKASKTLLSIGSALSYIVGVLIFIITPAILYLLGSSWQPFENVTAFPALSLVTLVALGGIGLFGGLTCIFVGVELRGVRERYFSNVD from the coding sequence ATGAACAAAAATAGCTTTTTAGAGGCATTGCGCAATATATTCAAGAAGGCCCGTGTTGCCGATGTAGAAAGTATTATAGAAGTTTATGAAGAGCATTTTGCTGTAGGTTATGAAAGAGGACTTACGGATAGCGAAATTATTAAATCTTTGGGGACCCCAGAGGAAATCTATGCATCCTATGTAGAGGCAGGCATTATTACAGATACAACTAGCCAAGATGGTGGTGAAAGTAAATCTGTTAATATGCAAGCAATCTATGCAAGATTTGATGATTATAAAGAACGCTTATTACCACAATTACCAGGTATGGCTAAAAAAGCATCCAAAACATTGTTATCTATTGGAAGTGCTTTGTCATATATCGTAGGAGTTTTAATATTTATTATTACGCCAGCTATCCTATATTTACTTGGAAGCTCATGGCAACCGTTTGAGAATGTAACGGCATTTCCTGCATTATCATTAGTAACTTTAGTTGCACTTGGTGGTATAGGTCTCTTTGGGGGCCTTACATGTATCTTTGTTGGTGTTGAACTTCGTGGTGTACGCGAACGTTATTTCAGCAATGTGGATTAA
- a CDS encoding RidA family protein — MKTIFTDKAPAAVGPYSQAKVVNGLLFASGQIPLDPATGSIVAGGIVEQTEQVCKNIDAVLAEAGSDFSEVIKTTCFLADIADFKAFNEVYAKYFTSKPARSCVAVKDLPLGALVEVEIIAEV, encoded by the coding sequence ATGAAAACAATTTTCACAGACAAAGCACCAGCAGCAGTAGGTCCTTATTCTCAAGCTAAAGTAGTAAACGGTTTATTATTTGCTTCTGGTCAAATTCCACTCGATCCTGCAACTGGTTCCATTGTTGCAGGTGGTATCGTAGAGCAAACTGAACAAGTATGCAAAAACATTGATGCTGTATTGGCTGAAGCAGGTTCTGACTTCTCCGAAGTTATTAAAACAACTTGTTTCTTGGCTGATATCGCTGACTTCAAAGCATTCAACGAAGTGTATGCTAAATATTTCACTTCTAAACCAGCTCGCTCTTGCGTAGCAGTAAAAGATCTTCCATTGGGTGCTTTGGTAGAAGTGGAAATTATTGCGGAAGTATAA
- a CDS encoding transcriptional regulator, giving the protein MRRIIIAAILTVICAVGAGTSFAVNDLPNFGEWMKTNEQQFRKPHRHDGPNQYMDKHMMDGNNHMMPQDGMGPNNGQHMHQNGQNQMMPQDGMGPNNGQHMNSNGQMPPQGQMPMQGQPPQQPNGNAPQQQADQGAPQTTQN; this is encoded by the coding sequence ATGAGACGAATTATAATTGCAGCAATTCTAACAGTAATCTGTGCTGTTGGGGCCGGTACATCGTTTGCGGTAAATGATTTACCTAATTTCGGTGAGTGGATGAAAACGAATGAACAACAGTTTAGAAAACCACATAGACATGATGGTCCTAATCAGTATATGGATAAACATATGATGGATGGAAATAATCATATGATGCCTCAAGATGGTATGGGGCCAAATAATGGCCAACATATGCATCAAAATGGTCAAAATCAAATGATGCCTCAAGATGGTATGGGACCAAATAATGGCCAGCATATGAACTCAAATGGTCAAATGCCTCCGCAAGGTCAAATGCCTATGCAAGGCCAACCACCTCAACAACCTAATGGTAATGCACCACAACAACAAGCTGATCAAGGTGCACCACAAACTACACAAAACTAA
- a CDS encoding response regulator transcription factor, translating into MSEHILIIEDDLDIANIERDYLMVAGYDVTIMTNGTDGIEAALNTPVDLIILDVMLPEMDGFEVCRQIRDKVRVPIVMVTARLDDIDKIRGLGVGADDYIEKPFSPSVLIAKIKAMLAQYKRLTERDAMETNAIQSGEIRLDPKMMKVWVNEKEVHLKKKEFQLLEFLMRNRDIVFSKEELYSRVWGLDSYGDYATVAVHINRLREEIEDNPSDSKHIITVWGVGYKFV; encoded by the coding sequence ATGAGTGAACATATCTTAATTATTGAAGACGATTTGGATATCGCCAATATTGAGCGTGATTATTTAATGGTGGCAGGTTATGATGTTACGATTATGACTAATGGTACTGATGGTATTGAGGCTGCTTTAAATACTCCTGTAGACCTTATCATCCTTGATGTTATGTTGCCAGAAATGGATGGTTTTGAAGTTTGTCGCCAAATTCGTGACAAGGTTCGCGTACCAATTGTAATGGTAACGGCTCGTCTTGATGATATTGATAAAATCCGTGGCCTAGGTGTAGGCGCTGATGACTACATTGAAAAACCATTCTCTCCATCTGTATTGATTGCAAAAATCAAAGCTATGTTGGCACAATATAAACGCTTAACAGAGCGTGATGCTATGGAAACTAATGCTATTCAATCCGGTGAAATTCGTCTTGATCCTAAGATGATGAAAGTTTGGGTAAACGAAAAAGAAGTTCACCTTAAAAAGAAAGAGTTCCAATTATTAGAATTTTTAATGCGTAATCGTGATATCGTATTTAGTAAAGAAGAATTGTACTCTCGTGTATGGGGTCTTGACTCTTATGGTGATTATGCAACTGTAGCGGTTCATATCAATCGTTTACGTGAAGAAATTGAAGATAATCCATCAGACAGTAAACATATTATTACCGTATGGGGTGTGGGTTATAAATTTGTTTGA
- the deoC gene encoding deoxyribose-phosphate aldolase, whose amino-acid sequence MLGKELLSYVDHTLLRPTATWEDIKEICDAGVAYKTASVCIPPDFVASAHEAYPDLNICTVIGFPLGYETTEVKVAETKQALGEGASEIDMVINLGNVKQGDFDAVTGEIKALKAACGDKILKVIIETCYLTDSEKIALCKCITDGGADYIKTSTGFGSSGASIEDIQLFKKHIGPNVKIKAAGGIRSISDMKAYIAEGCSRIGASAAVELLKDYLDEEV is encoded by the coding sequence ATGTTAGGTAAAGAATTATTATCTTATGTGGATCATACACTATTGCGTCCTACAGCTACATGGGAGGATATTAAAGAAATTTGTGATGCCGGCGTAGCCTATAAAACAGCATCTGTTTGCATTCCACCAGATTTTGTGGCTTCTGCTCATGAAGCGTATCCAGACCTCAATATTTGCACTGTTATTGGGTTCCCTTTAGGCTATGAAACGACTGAAGTTAAGGTGGCTGAAACAAAACAAGCCCTCGGAGAAGGGGCCTCTGAAATTGATATGGTCATCAATCTAGGCAATGTAAAACAAGGGGATTTTGATGCGGTTACCGGTGAAATTAAAGCGCTTAAAGCAGCTTGTGGAGATAAAATCTTAAAGGTTATTATTGAAACTTGTTACCTTACTGATTCTGAAAAGATAGCTCTCTGTAAATGCATTACGGATGGTGGTGCTGACTATATCAAAACATCTACAGGTTTTGGTAGCAGTGGGGCTAGTATTGAAGATATTCAACTCTTTAAGAAACACATCGGCCCTAATGTAAAAATTAAGGCTGCTGGCGGCATTCGTTCTATCTCTGATATGAAAGCCTATATTGCAGAAGGTTGCAGCCGTATTGGCGCCAGTGCGGCAGTAGAACTACTTAAAGATTATTTAGACGAAGAAGTGTAA
- the pyrE gene encoding orotate phosphoribosyltransferase — MMTEQEVKQLLIDTQAILEGHFLLTSGLHSPMYVEKFNVLQHPKYTETLCKELAERFRDQNVELVIGPMTGGILLAHEVGKALGTRAIFTEREKGVMTLRRGFKIEPGTRVLIVEDIVTTGGSVQEVVNVVNQSGGEIVGVGLLVNRSGGKAEFGVPHEKVQALLNLEVPTYQPEECPLCKDGVAMTERGSKHIK, encoded by the coding sequence ATGATGACAGAACAAGAAGTAAAACAATTACTTATCGACACTCAAGCTATTTTAGAAGGTCACTTCCTTTTGACATCTGGACTCCACAGCCCAATGTACGTTGAAAAATTCAATGTATTGCAACATCCAAAATACACTGAAACTCTTTGTAAAGAATTAGCTGAACGCTTTCGCGATCAAAATGTAGAACTCGTTATCGGACCTATGACTGGTGGTATCTTACTAGCTCACGAAGTAGGTAAAGCTCTTGGTACACGCGCTATCTTCACAGAACGTGAAAAAGGTGTTATGACATTGCGCCGTGGTTTCAAAATCGAACCAGGCACACGCGTGCTTATCGTTGAAGACATCGTAACTACTGGTGGTTCTGTACAAGAAGTAGTAAACGTTGTAAACCAATCTGGTGGTGAAATCGTAGGTGTAGGCCTTCTTGTTAACCGTTCTGGTGGCAAAGCAGAATTTGGCGTACCTCACGAAAAAGTACAAGCATTGCTTAACCTTGAAGTTCCTACATATCAACCTGAAGAATGCCCTCTTTGTAAAGACGGCGTAGCTATGACAGAACGTGGTTCTAAACACATCAAATAA
- a CDS encoding 3'-5' exonuclease, translating to MLDFVALDFETANKFKNSACSLAVITVKDGQITKKAYSLIKPPFMSFDDECIEIHGIQPKDVIHEKTFDQLWNAIYENHLKGNIMVAHNAKFDMNVLRATLDYYKIPWPELDYACTVKLSRAVWPDLVNHKLNTMAAYIGVEFKHHYALDDAETCAKVVLEAAKAKGVNSLPDLLKATGVPLEPFIDDKNRAAQEALHKEPEPEQMSFF from the coding sequence ATGTTAGATTTTGTTGCATTAGACTTTGAAACAGCTAATAAATTTAAAAATAGTGCGTGCTCCTTAGCGGTTATTACCGTAAAGGATGGACAGATTACTAAAAAGGCGTACAGCCTTATCAAACCACCGTTCATGAGTTTTGATGATGAATGCATTGAAATTCATGGCATTCAACCAAAGGATGTTATCCATGAGAAAACCTTTGATCAATTGTGGAACGCTATCTACGAAAATCATTTAAAAGGCAATATCATGGTAGCTCACAACGCAAAATTCGATATGAATGTATTGCGTGCTACACTGGATTATTATAAAATTCCTTGGCCAGAGCTAGATTATGCATGTACTGTGAAACTTTCACGTGCTGTATGGCCAGATTTAGTAAACCATAAGCTAAATACGATGGCTGCATACATTGGCGTCGAATTTAAACATCACTATGCATTAGATGATGCGGAAACATGTGCTAAGGTTGTACTAGAGGCTGCTAAGGCTAAGGGCGTTAATAGCTTGCCAGATTTGTTGAAGGCTACAGGTGTACCACTAGAACCATTTATTGATGACAAAAATCGCGCTGCTCAAGAGGCTTTACATAAGGAACCTGAGCCAGAGCAAATGTCATTCTTTTAG
- a CDS encoding cytidine deaminase codes for MIEKETYMMEQEIQKLIDRAIVAREKSYSPYSHFGVGAALVCEDGSIYEGCNIENASYGLTNCAERTAIFKAVSEGYTKFKALAVVADTEGPCAPCGACRQVISEFEIPQIILANLKGNYRVVDLDELLPFRFGADSL; via the coding sequence ATGATAGAAAAGGAAACTTATATGATGGAACAGGAAATTCAAAAGCTTATTGACCGTGCTATAGTAGCTCGAGAGAAATCCTATAGTCCGTACTCCCATTTTGGTGTAGGTGCAGCCCTTGTATGTGAGGATGGGAGTATCTATGAAGGCTGTAATATTGAAAATGCTTCCTATGGCTTAACGAATTGTGCAGAACGAACTGCTATATTTAAAGCTGTGTCAGAAGGGTATACAAAATTTAAGGCCCTTGCCGTAGTTGCTGATACGGAAGGACCTTGTGCACCCTGTGGCGCTTGTCGCCAGGTGATTTCTGAATTTGAAATACCACAGATTATCTTGGCTAATCTAAAAGGCAATTATAGAGTCGTTGATCTTGATGAATTATTGCCATTTAGATTTGGCGCTGATAGTTTATAG
- a CDS encoding PadR family transcriptional regulator — protein MQVQLKKGVMDMLVLALLTQTDRYGYEIVSTISEYIEISEGTIYPLFNRLKKEKYVETYLKESSTGPSRKYYHITDDGRAAYNKMRQEWDEFSGVINILLKGVDYNEQK, from the coding sequence ATGCAAGTTCAATTAAAAAAAGGTGTTATGGATATGCTAGTGCTAGCATTACTAACACAAACTGATCGTTACGGGTATGAAATTGTAAGCACTATTTCAGAATATATTGAAATTTCTGAAGGAACAATTTACCCATTATTTAACAGATTGAAAAAAGAAAAGTATGTTGAAACATATTTAAAAGAGTCCTCTACAGGACCGTCTCGAAAATATTACCACATCACTGATGATGGACGTGCCGCATATAATAAGATGCGCCAAGAATGGGATGAATTTTCTGGTGTAATCAACATCCTGTTGAAAGGAGTCGACTATAATGAACAAAAATAG
- a CDS encoding S1C family serine protease produces the protein MNFSKYKKSIIACVLALGIGVGGGYYFFGSPVTHQTTVREQTKQTKPITDARNTYVVQAAKESGPAVVGITTQVFQKDIFNRTIYAGEGVGSGVLIDNDGHIVTNNHVVAGAKNGQVTVSLSNGSTVTGTVIGTDAQTDLAVVKIDPPKDIQPIKIGDSDSLQVGEPAIAIGNPLGLEFKGSVTFGVISALARTIDDQGQRFPLIQTDAAINPGNSGGALINADGELIGINSSKISKEGVEGMGFAIPINSAMTVVDSIIKNGKVVRPYIGVWAVDRQTAARNNVSYEGEGLLIVQLDANGPAAQAGLVEGDTIAQIDGKDISTLLELKEQIDAKSPGDTVLVSYTHNGKMKSTQLKLGQASSN, from the coding sequence ATGAATTTTTCAAAATATAAAAAATCAATTATTGCCTGTGTGCTAGCTCTTGGTATTGGTGTAGGTGGTGGATACTATTTCTTTGGTAGTCCTGTGACACATCAAACAACTGTGCGAGAGCAAACAAAACAAACTAAGCCTATTACAGATGCACGTAATACATATGTAGTTCAAGCTGCTAAGGAATCTGGTCCTGCTGTAGTGGGTATTACTACACAAGTTTTCCAAAAGGATATTTTTAACCGCACCATTTATGCTGGAGAAGGTGTAGGCTCTGGTGTATTAATCGATAATGATGGCCATATTGTAACAAATAACCACGTTGTAGCAGGTGCTAAAAATGGACAAGTTACAGTATCTTTGTCTAATGGTTCTACCGTAACAGGTACCGTTATCGGTACAGATGCTCAAACAGACTTAGCTGTTGTTAAAATTGATCCACCAAAGGATATTCAACCTATAAAAATTGGGGACTCTGATTCCTTACAAGTAGGGGAACCGGCTATCGCCATTGGCAATCCTTTAGGCCTAGAGTTTAAAGGCTCTGTTACATTTGGTGTAATCAGTGCGTTAGCACGTACTATCGATGATCAAGGTCAACGCTTCCCATTGATCCAAACAGATGCAGCTATTAACCCAGGTAACTCTGGCGGTGCTCTCATCAATGCAGATGGTGAATTGATTGGTATTAATAGCTCTAAGATTTCTAAAGAAGGCGTTGAAGGTATGGGCTTTGCCATTCCAATCAACTCCGCTATGACAGTTGTAGACTCTATTATTAAGAATGGTAAGGTTGTGCGTCCTTATATTGGTGTATGGGCTGTGGATCGTCAAACAGCAGCGCGTAACAATGTAAGTTATGAAGGCGAAGGTCTTCTCATCGTTCAACTTGATGCGAATGGTCCTGCTGCACAGGCTGGTTTAGTAGAAGGGGATACTATAGCTCAAATTGATGGTAAGGATATTAGTACATTGTTAGAATTAAAAGAGCAAATCGATGCTAAGAGCCCTGGTGATACAGTTTTGGTATCTTATACTCATAACGGTAAAATGAAGAGCACACAGCTTAAATTAGGACAAGCATCTTCCAATTAA
- the menA gene encoding 1,4-dihydroxy-2-naphthoate octaprenyltransferase → MIQEIIPLTRPRTLAAALGPTILGAAFSYYAFGATHGTGLAIFHTVLIFLAVVIAQIVANLWNEYKDFKSGLDAGQKVGNAGSITRGAITPELIVTMIKVLMVVPIIIGLYLSATITWYYIPAGFLCILISFLYSGGPKPISRTPFGEISSGIAMGFAIVLITGYAWTRDLSSALLIPAIPSTLLVGSIMLTNNIRDIRNDESHGRRTLPIVLGRERALSLMSITYLFNFIWILAWIIVGHMTWFSLLAFFAAPLAFKTVHTLSTKTDEFLLDKAMGTTAGAAMIYQIMWSIGLIIGK, encoded by the coding sequence ATGATACAAGAAATAATTCCACTCACTAGGCCTCGTACATTAGCTGCGGCTTTAGGGCCTACCATTTTAGGGGCAGCCTTTAGCTATTATGCATTTGGTGCTACTCACGGCACAGGTCTTGCCATTTTCCATACGGTTTTAATATTTTTAGCCGTTGTAATAGCTCAAATTGTAGCTAATTTATGGAATGAATATAAAGATTTCAAATCTGGTCTCGATGCGGGCCAAAAGGTTGGTAATGCGGGTTCTATTACGCGCGGTGCCATTACACCAGAGCTCATCGTTACCATGATCAAGGTACTCATGGTGGTACCTATTATCATCGGTCTTTACCTATCGGCCACCATCACTTGGTACTATATTCCAGCGGGTTTTCTTTGCATTCTAATTAGCTTCCTCTATTCTGGTGGTCCAAAACCAATTTCCCGTACACCATTTGGGGAAATTTCCTCTGGCATCGCTATGGGGTTTGCTATCGTACTCATTACAGGATACGCATGGACACGTGACTTATCCTCAGCCTTATTGATACCTGCTATTCCATCTACATTACTTGTTGGCTCCATTATGCTCACTAATAACATTCGTGATATTAGAAATGATGAAAGTCACGGTCGTCGTACATTACCAATCGTTTTGGGCCGAGAACGCGCTCTCAGTTTAATGAGCATAACCTACCTATTCAACTTCATTTGGATCCTTGCATGGATCATCGTAGGTCACATGACATGGTTCTCCCTATTAGCCTTCTTCGCAGCACCACTAGCTTTCAAAACTGTACACACCTTAAGTACTAAAACAGATGAATTCCTACTAGACAAGGCTATGGGCACAACTGCAGGGGCAGCTATGATTTACCAAATCATGTGGTCCATAGGTTTAATTATTGGCAAATAA